The genomic DNA CAATCGTTGACGTGACCAAGCTTGGAGAGTTCGTCCGCGGAGGTGACAACCGCATAATGGGGAACGTGAATTCCCCACTTCTTCATCAGTCCCATCCCGGGACCTTCCAAAACCTTTGCCATGACAATCTCCTTCGTAGTGATCTCTAGCGATAGGGGAACCGGATTGTAACGGAAATCAACGGGATGACTCAAGACACCAGAGGGACTACAGTAAAGGGGATCAAAAGGCCTAGCGCATGGAATTTTTAAACGTGTTTCTTAACTATACAGAGAACATATAAATGTTTTTCACTTCCGAATCATTACCTTGCAGACCGAAGAGACTGGCATCGGGGGCAAACATACGCACTCCGTTCCCCCTGAAAACGTCGAATGATCCCGCCGCAGTGATTTGGGCAATGCTGCCCTTCTTTCCCATAGACCAGATGCCGCCGCTTGTATTGTCCCTCAGATCCATCGGGGGCAAAAAAATCCCGGACGCTCGATCCACCACAGGCAATCGCCTCTTGGAGAACCTCCCGCATAATCCGATAGAGCCTTTCCACTTTTCCCTCGGAAAGCCGTCCGACTTGCATGTTCGGGTGAAGGCCTGCCCTGAAGAGTATTTCATTGGCGTAGATGTTTCCGATGCCGGCAATGACTTGTTGATGCATCAAAAGCGACTTCAGCCGACCGCGTCGTTCTCCCAAAACTCGAGCAAAATCAGGCTGAGACACGAGAAGAGGATCAACCCCGAATCGGCGAGCGAGATATCGCTCAAGCCCCGCCTTGTCCAGCAGAGAAAGACGACCGAAGCGACGAGGGTTCCAGTACCGTAGTTCCCGTTCACCGGCACCGTTGAACAACAGCCTGACATGCACATGCTGTGGATGTTTCGTCCGCGTGGACTGGAACAGAAGGAGCCCGGTCATCCCGAGCTCAGCCACCACATAGCGGCAGGCTTGATCATTCGTAAATCCCAAGACGATACTCTTGCCGACTCGCTCGACAGATTGTAGGCTGGCACCTCGATACCAAGGCACGGTGGTATAGCCTTCTCGAACGATATCCTCACGTCCGACCCACACATCAGTTACCTGCGCTCCGAGGAGGCGGGAACGGATCTGTCGAGCCACGACTTCTGCTTCCGGAAGCTCCGGCATAACTCATCCAGGTTAAGATCTAGCGAGGCTCCATTACGCCATGAGGATGGAAGAAAGGCAAGGTCCGCGACGCGAAGAATGATGAGGCGCACGGCGCGATGAAGAAAGAGCGCCACGTCTGTGCGCGCCGGCGAGGCGGTGAGCCGGCAGTGTCCCGTGAGCGCTCAGTGTCTTAGAAGCCGAGTCGAAATCATTGTCTGAGCGACGTGAGAACGCCGCCGGCGGACTTTTTCAGCATCCTAACGAGGCGGCGCGCCGGAGTTGTCGCACCTGTTCAATAGCAACTTGAAGATTGGGCAGCGGCATGGCACCCGGGCGTCGAGCCATGACCGACTTCAAGACTTCATCGTAGGTCCGGCCTTCAATGCAGCACAGATAAGCCATGACCACTGAAACCGAGCGACCCAGACCTGCCCGACAACAGACCAGGGTCCGACCGTTTGGTGCACGCGGCTCAAGCCAATGAACAGCTTCCATGAGCTTAAGAGGATCGGCCTTGGCAAACTCTCGAAAAGGAACTCGATGATAGTCCACCCAGGCAGCCGGTGTGATCGAAAATTCTTCCGCCACCAGCAGAAGCGTGCC from Nitrospira sp. includes the following:
- a CDS encoding Formamidopyrimidine-DNA glycosylase, giving the protein MPELPEAEVVARQIRSRLLGAQVTDVWVGREDIVREGYTTVPWYRGASLQSVERVGKSIVLGFTNDQACRYVVAELGMTGLLLFQSTRTKHPQHVHVRLLFNGAGERELRYWNPRRFGRLSLLDKAGLERYLARRFGVDPLLVSQPDFARVLGERRGRLKSLLMHQQVIAGIGNIYANEILFRAGLHPNMQVGRLSEGKVERLYRIMREVLQEAIACGGSSVRDFFAPDGSEGQYKRRHLVYGKEGQHCPNHCGGIIRRFQGERSAYVCPRCQSLRSAR